The following proteins are encoded in a genomic region of Takifugu rubripes chromosome 21, fTakRub1.2, whole genome shotgun sequence:
- the prdm8b gene encoding PR domain zinc finger protein 8b — translation MEESSSQKLVWDGDAKAVQQCLTDIFTSVYTTCDIPENAIFGPCVLSHTSLYDSIAFIALKSTDKRTAPYIFRVDTSAANSTSEGLMWLRLVQSARDKEEQNLEAYVKNGQLFYRSLRRIEKDEELLVWYGKDLIDLLLLSSSRAPVKSKGSSHHSCPDCSQRFQFEFPFLAHLRFRCTKRLQNLTGPEEESVKDGSAERPNANPTRTSPKLGRSEVFGSPQDSNKPSTDFHNLARDLENNRTSPPSDREAEICSESSGKRKFSEIEDRQPLPHSKSKDELATSAQNYRGAYGLEENHRSFSPTGSKQLGEGKRSAFTEVKKSPQNLKKNLQSSNSENKDGGRPTGNPVEKHLNIRQVLSETQPPQISTIGSAFTSVGQQSDSSSGERKSAFSQPSRSSFSQISPLVMPPKLLDCHPAMGDTISSSRLYQADHLAAKLQGAELGANCPVPGGMAKQNPFVYATAFWPKNSGPIQLQMPSALTLLPPSFTSLCLPAQNWCAKCNASFRMTSDLVYHMRSHHKKEFAMEPLVKRRREEKLKCPICNESFRERHHLSRHMTSHN, via the exons ATGGAGGAGTCCAGCTCTCAGAAGTTGGTGTGGGATGGAGACGCCAAGGCCGTCCAGCAGTGTCTCACCGACATTTTTACGAGCGTCTACACCACGTGTGACATCCCGGAAAACGCCATTTTCGGGCCCTGCGTGTTGAGCCACACGTCGCTGTACGACAGCATCGCCTTCATCGCGCTCAAGTCCACCGACAAACGCACAGCCCCCTACATCTTCAGG GTGGACACCTCGGCGGCCAACAGCACCTCGGAGGGTCTGATGTGGCTGCGGCTCGTCCAGTCAGCCCGGGACaaagaggagcagaacctgGAGGCCTACGTGAAGAACGGGCAGCTTTTCTACCGCTCTCTGCGCCGGATTGAGAAGGACGAGGAGCTGCTAGTCTGGTACGGCAAAGACCTCAtcgacctgctgctgctcagctccagCCGAGCTCCCGTCAAGAGCAAAG GCTCATCTCACCACTCCTGTCCAGACTGCAGCCAGCGGTTCCAGTTTGAGTTTCCCTTCTTGGCCCACCTTCGGTTCCGTTGCACCAAGAGACTGCAGAACCTCACGGGTCCTGAGGAGGAATCCGTCAAAGATGGCAGCGCGGAGCGACCCAACGCGAACCCCACGAGGACCAGCCCAAAGCTGGGCCGCTCAGAGGTCTTTGGTAGCCCTCAGGATAGTAACAAACCATCCACAGACTTTCACAACCTGGCCCGGGATCTGGAGAACAACCGCACTAGCCCGCCCAGCGATAGGGAGGCCGAAATCTGCAGCGAGAGCTCTGGGAAGAGGAAGTTCTCGGAGATAGAGGACAGGCAACCGCTTCCACATTCCAAATCTAAAGATGAGCTAGCCACATCTGCGCAGAACTACAGAGGAGCTTACGGCCTGGAGGAGAACCACAGGTCCTTCTCTCCAACAGGCTCCAAGCAGCTCGGCGAAGGCAAACGCAGCGCCTTCACCGAGGTGAAGAAGTCCCCCCAGAACCTCAAGAAAAACCTCCAGAGTTCCAATTCCGAGAACAAAGATGGCGGACGTCCCACCGGCAACCCGGTGGAGAAGCACCTGAACATCAGGCAGGTGCTGTCAGAGACGCAGCCGCCTCAGATCTCCACCATAGGCAGCGCCTTCACCTCTGTCGGCCAGcagagcgacagcagcagcggtgAGAGGAAGAGCGCCTTCAGCCAGCCTTcccgctcctctttctcccagatctCACCGCTGGTGATGCCTCCCAAGCTGCTGGACTGCCACCCGGCAATGGGCGACACCATCTCCTCCAGCAGGCTCTACCAGGCCGACCACCTCGCCGCCAAGCTGCAGGGCGCGGAACTGGGGGCCAACTGCCCCGTGCCGGGTGGCATGGCCAAGCAGAACCCCTTTGTCTACGCCACCGCCTTCTGGCCGAAGAACTCGGGGCCCATCCAGCTCCAGATGCCCTCGGCGCTCACGCTCCTGCCGCCATCCTTCACCTCTCTGTGCCTGCCCGCCCAGAACTGGTGTGCCAAATGTAATGCCTCCTTCCGCATGACCTCGGACTTGGTTTACCACATGCGGTCGCACCACAAAAAGGAGTTCGCCATGGAGCCCCTGGTCAAGCGGCGGCGCGAGGAGAAGCTCAAATGCCCCATTTGTAACGAGTCCTTCCGGGAGAGGCATCACCTGTCACGTCACATGACCTCCCATAACTGA